Proteins from one Microtus pennsylvanicus isolate mMicPen1 chromosome 7, mMicPen1.hap1, whole genome shotgun sequence genomic window:
- the Spats1 gene encoding spermatogenesis-associated serine-rich protein 1, whose amino-acid sequence MESSKGAKHSDVLESRGSLASRTASDGRTSLSSSDEVGWRVTEPPGPPAGLIHSDTAVEMGQKSSSSSSSSSSAWPSRSSQVSLPGFQKEKYPEELSLLKSQTKDGQRPEWTFYPRFSSNLHTYHVGKQCFFSGVFRGNRRSEAERTLDKSLGKKKYDIDPRNGIPKLTPGDNPYMFPEQSTEFFKAGATLPPVNFSLVPYEKKFDTFIPLEPLPQIPNLPFWEKEKANNLRNEIKEVQELDNWQAPPPFIHSVFFSGAFILPRHP is encoded by the exons ATGGAGTCGTCCAAGG GTGCCAAGCACAGTGATGTTCTAGAGTCCAGGggttccttggccagcaggacaGCCTCTGATGGAAGGACCAGTCTTTCATCTTCTGATGAAGTAGGTTGGAGAGTCACTGAGCCTCCAGGACCCCCTGCAGGGTTGATTCACTctga CACAGCGGTGGAGATGGGTCAgaagtcttcctcttcctcctcctcctcttcctccgcATGGCCTAGTCGCTCCTCTCAAGTTTCACTGCCTGGGTTCCAGAAGGAAAAATACCCGGAGGAACTCAGCCTGCTTAAGTCACAGACAA AAGATGGGCAGCGTCCTGAGTGGACATTTTATCCGAGGTTTAGCAGCAATCTCCACACCTACCATGTTGGAAAGCAGTGCTTCTTCAGTGGGGTCTTCCGGGGCAACAGGAGGTCTGAGGCCGAGAGGACCCTGGACAAGAGCCTCGGGAAGAAGAAGTATG ATATTGATCCCAGAAATGGAATCCCAAAGTTAACACCAGGGGATAACCCATAcatgttcccagagcagagtacGGAATTCTTCAAAGCAGGAGCAACTCTGCCACCAGTCAACTTTTCACT ggtTCCTTATGAGAAAAAATTTGATACATTTATTCCACTGGAGCCTCTTCCTCAAATCCCCAA CTTGCCTttctgggagaaggagaaggccAACAACTTGAGGAATGAGATAAAAGAAGTCCAGGAGTTGGATAACTGGCAGGCACCGCCACCCTTCATACACAGTGTTTTCTTCTCTG GTGCTTTCATCCTTCCAAGACATCCCTGA